From a region of the Pecten maximus chromosome 18, xPecMax1.1, whole genome shotgun sequence genome:
- the LOC117316338 gene encoding uncharacterized protein LOC117316338: MATAEMRSAFAPLMGGATYRASKFDTPYGLRPDGERKEVITKQEPDKLPKIILRDSTGQQLNTFTTLQEAIYRAELNVRRSRIGATAQEWRLPHGPLPAKPDYSRVGPSMSTYRQKMNSLKKKNRIVSRSLPEYTRYKEVDVDDVAFVAESLNHLPNVPSLSFLRQEFLASPKRYFPIVHSILLHQKLLSETDKRDPEYTFPGFCFGCRQHMLCPGCDRTSKPHYHLDNLYKTTGGLTQARTLQDELKKHYGDNWRLTLPDLLVRKTSKGNRKLDTLPVMSI; this comes from the exons ATGGCGACTGCTGAAATGCGGTCGGCATTCGCCCCTTTAATGGGGGGCGCTACATACCGTGCCAGTAAATTCGATACTCCGTACGGACTAAGACCGGATGGCGAAAGAAAGGAAGTAATCACAAAGCAGGAACCTGACAAACTTCCAAAAATTATTTTGAGGGATAGTACGGGACAACAGCTTAATACGTTTACCACGTTACAGGAGGCCATTTACAGGGCAGAACTTAATGTGAGAAGATCCCGGATTGGAGCTACAGCTCAGGAATGGCGACTACCACATGGGCCTCTTCCAGCCAAACCTGATTATTCTCGAGTCGGTCCGTCTATGTCGACCTATAGACAGAAAATGAATAGCTTAAAGAAGAAAAATCGGATAGTTTCCAGGAGCCTTCCAGAATATACCAGATATAAG GAGGTGGATGTCGATGATGTTGCCTTTGTAGCAGAAAG CCTGAATCACCTTCCAAACGTCCCGTCGTTGTCCTTCCTGCGTCAGGAGTTCCTGGCCTCCCCAAAGCGTTACTTTCCAATTGTACACAGCATCCTTCTACATCAGAAACTCCTGTCGGAAACTGACAAACGGGATCCGGAATACACATTCCCGGGATTCTGTTTTGGATGCAGACAGCATATGTTATGTCCAGGATGTGATCGAACGTCAAAACCACA CTATCACCTAGACAATCTGTACAAGACGACTGGTGGTCTCACACAGGCGCGGACCCTTCAGGATGAGCTGAAAAAACATTACGGGGACAACTGGCGACTTACACTTCCTGACCTCCTTGTACGCAAGACTTCCAAAGGTAACAGAAAACTTGATACATTGCCTGTGATGAGCATTTAG